The Argentina anserina chromosome 5, drPotAnse1.1, whole genome shotgun sequence genome includes the window AACATATAAAAAAGgtagattgatatataattGGCGAAACACGCAGACATAAAATACAACCGGAATTGACTATGAGGTCAAACTTACCACGACAAACATTAATgattatcattttcttttctctacGTATTTATTGGTTACAAAGGAGCTAGGGACTTCAACGCATATTTTAGTCTgtgagtgcatatatatatatatatataactttaatttcatatatattcatctttcattctttcaattttccaaaaggtgcttcttcttcttcttcttcttcttcattttttagaTTAAGAGAGTGGCCGGGAAGAATGAGGTGCTTCTTCTTTATCACTTTAATCGTGCTCTTTCACAACACAATGGGATTCAAAGATCTCATCCGGCTCTCCTGCAAGAAAGCTGCAGCTAGTGATCCCAATTTGAGCTACAAATTCTGTGTTTCAAGCCTTGAGGCCGTCCCCGAAAGCCATGGAGCAGACCTTGATCAACTTGTGGCCATTACACTCAACCTCACCATATCCAACGCAACCAGCATCAGTTCCACCATTTCGAAGCTTTTGATCGATAAACAATTCGACAAGTATGCAAAGGACTGCTTGCAAGATTGCTTGGAGCTGTATTCGGATGCCGTTCCCACCCTACAAGAAGCTGTTGGTGCCTTCAAGGCCAAGGATTATAGTAAAGCTAATACAGAAGTCAGTGCTGCCATGGATGCATCCAGCACTTGTGAAGATGGGTTCATGGAGAAGAAAGGTGAAGTTTATCCATTGAAATTGGAGAATGATAACTTCTGCCAATTGAACGTCATATCTCTTGCTTTTATCAACACATTAGCTCTGGATCATAAATAAAGCTGAGCTCGTTAAAGTTACgtacgatatatatatctcgTTCTTCTTTGATTAGTTATCAGTCTTCTGAATAATATATGCAACATATATAGATATTCTTTGTATGTGTATATAACAAATATATTGATGCAATTAATAATAAGCTCAACTAGCAATTTATGTATTTCAATGTCTATCCTGGGTATGTTTATAAGTACGTGCTTACTTATTTGACAAGATGCTAAGAGCTGTATTAGAGAGGCCGGTTAATAGCACACACTAGAATTTACCTATTAGAGAAGCCTCTTGCTAAAGCAAATAGGTGCTAATGGCGAGAGCTGGAAAACGAATGAATCGAATATGCAGAAAGCTACTTGGGAGTTTTAATTTGTTGAAAGTTCTTGTGTAGCTGAAACGAAAATGATAATGAAGAAGAGGGCTTCAGACATACCTAAACTGAAAATTCAAAGTAAGCCAATCCTCATAtctgttttcattttattacACTGAAGCTGCTGAGATCAATCGTCACAATCTAACTGAACAAGAATGATAGTAGTGGATAGATGTCGGTCACAGACGGCTCATGTATAATATACCTGTTTTCTTTGATAGAAAACGACATCATCACATGTT containing:
- the LOC126795522 gene encoding putative invertase inhibitor — encoded protein: MRCFFFITLIVLFHNTMGFKDLIRLSCKKAAASDPNLSYKFCVSSLEAVPESHGADLDQLVAITLNLTISNATSISSTISKLLIDKQFDKYAKDCLQDCLELYSDAVPTLQEAVGAFKAKDYSKANTEVSAAMDASSTCEDGFMEKKGEVYPLKLENDNFCQLNVISLAFINTLALDHK